A region of Paenibacillus sp. JNUCC-31 DNA encodes the following proteins:
- a CDS encoding alpha/beta hydrolase: protein MTPTIPLWNHAAPYAAQGHEDEMPHLIPFIQPGSESAVIVCPGGGYGFLADHEGAPIAELLNRAGISAFVLKYRVAPHQHPAPMADGQRAIRYVRAHAEEFGILPSKIAVLGFSAGGHLTATLGTLYDEGQPDHEDPIERESSRPDRVILCYPVITMESYGHAGSRENLLGANVSAEQIKAFSAEQQVKADAPEAFIWHTSDDQAVPVENSLRYALALGAQGIPYDLHVFEKGSHGLGLAEDNDAVRAWSDLCLTWLKNQGW, encoded by the coding sequence TTGACACCAACCATACCATTGTGGAACCATGCTGCACCTTATGCAGCCCAAGGTCATGAGGACGAGATGCCGCATCTGATTCCATTTATTCAACCCGGTTCCGAGAGCGCTGTCATTGTGTGCCCGGGCGGGGGCTACGGATTTTTGGCAGACCATGAAGGGGCTCCAATCGCTGAATTGCTGAATCGGGCGGGGATCAGCGCATTTGTGCTGAAATATCGTGTGGCTCCGCACCAACATCCTGCACCCATGGCAGATGGTCAGCGAGCGATCCGTTATGTACGGGCTCATGCCGAGGAATTCGGGATACTGCCTTCCAAAATTGCTGTGCTTGGTTTCTCGGCAGGTGGACATCTTACTGCCACGTTGGGCACCTTGTATGACGAGGGTCAACCAGACCATGAAGATCCTATTGAACGGGAGAGTTCGCGCCCGGATCGGGTTATTCTCTGTTATCCAGTGATTACGATGGAATCCTATGGACATGCCGGTTCTCGTGAAAATCTGTTGGGGGCGAATGTGTCTGCCGAGCAGATTAAGGCCTTCAGTGCAGAGCAGCAGGTGAAAGCCGATGCTCCTGAAGCATTTATCTGGCATACGAGTGACGATCAGGCAGTACCTGTGGAGAATAGTTTGCGTTATGCGCTCGCACTGGGTGCGCAGGGCATTCCCTATGATTTGCATGTATTCGAGAAAGGTTCACATGGTCTGGGATTGGCGGAGGATAACGATGCTGTTCGGGCCTGGTCTGACCTGTGCCTGACCTGGCTCAAGAATCAAGGGTGGTAA
- a CDS encoding SGNH/GDSL hydrolase family protein, with amino-acid sequence MKLQKNDKLLFIGDSITDCGRVHPVGEGSSGLGHGYVAQVYALLRSIYPELMLRIQNVGIGGNTIRDLKQRWERDVLDLKPDWLTIMIGINDVWRQFDNPLSTDSQVFLEEYESTLRDLVASVRPGLKGLVLMSPYYLEANPEDPMRATMDIYGEAVRRVAAEFDAIFVDTQAAFNPFWDHFYTSVLTYDRVHPDATGHMILSKAFLDAVGFEWSGGVKS; translated from the coding sequence ATGAAATTGCAAAAAAATGACAAGCTGCTCTTTATCGGAGATTCAATCACAGATTGCGGCCGGGTACATCCTGTTGGTGAAGGTAGTTCTGGTCTGGGGCATGGCTATGTGGCGCAAGTGTATGCCTTACTGCGTTCCATCTACCCGGAATTGATGTTACGGATTCAAAATGTGGGTATTGGTGGTAATACCATTCGTGATTTGAAGCAGCGCTGGGAACGTGATGTGCTTGATCTCAAACCGGACTGGCTAACCATCATGATCGGGATCAATGATGTATGGCGTCAATTTGACAATCCGTTGTCCACAGATTCACAGGTTTTCCTGGAAGAGTACGAGTCCACATTGCGTGATCTGGTTGCTTCGGTTCGTCCTGGACTAAAAGGGCTTGTTCTGATGAGTCCTTATTATCTGGAAGCGAATCCGGAAGATCCGATGCGGGCTACGATGGATATCTACGGTGAGGCTGTTCGCAGAGTAGCCGCTGAATTTGATGCCATTTTCGTGGATACCCAGGCTGCGTTTAATCCATTCTGGGATCATTTCTATACGTCTGTGCTGACTTATGACCGCGTTCATCCTGATGCTACAGGACACATGATTCTGTCCAAAGCGTTTCTGGATGCCGTTGGGTTTGAATGGTCAGGCGGCGTCAAATCTTAA
- a CDS encoding SMP-30/gluconolactonase/LRE family protein, with protein sequence MSNLNIAVHTPALLGEGPSWDAEHNRLLWVDIESYKVHIFVPATGEDQTYEVGEHVGAVVPYQGDKVIVALRSGFHTFNLLTGELNPIEDPEKGKDNNRFNDGKCDALGRFWAGTMSMKGESKAGAFYCLEEGQPVRTMFRDVSTSNGLGWSPDQQKMYYIDTPTRSIDRFDFDLAAGEITNRTSIIAIPEEFGFPDGMTVDSEGMLWVAHWGGGRVTRWNPHTAELLQQIEVPADQVTSCCFGGTDLEDLYITTARIGIKEERLAETPDAGSLFVVRPGVKGQKTYAFGSATQADMK encoded by the coding sequence ATGAGCAACTTGAACATTGCAGTACATACCCCGGCACTGCTCGGCGAAGGTCCAAGCTGGGATGCTGAACACAATCGATTATTATGGGTTGATATTGAAAGCTACAAGGTTCATATATTCGTTCCGGCTACAGGAGAAGATCAGACTTATGAGGTCGGCGAGCATGTAGGGGCGGTTGTGCCATACCAGGGTGATAAGGTCATCGTTGCGTTGCGAAGTGGCTTCCATACCTTTAACCTGTTAACGGGAGAGCTGAACCCCATTGAAGATCCGGAGAAGGGCAAGGACAACAACCGTTTTAATGATGGGAAGTGTGACGCTCTTGGACGCTTCTGGGCAGGTACGATGAGTATGAAGGGTGAGAGCAAAGCGGGGGCATTTTATTGCCTGGAAGAAGGGCAGCCTGTTCGCACGATGTTCAGGGATGTGTCCACCTCCAATGGCTTGGGCTGGAGTCCGGATCAACAGAAAATGTATTATATTGATACGCCGACAAGGTCCATTGACCGTTTTGATTTTGATCTGGCTGCTGGAGAGATTACGAACCGGACAAGTATTATTGCTATACCGGAGGAGTTCGGCTTTCCGGATGGAATGACCGTAGACAGTGAAGGAATGTTATGGGTTGCTCATTGGGGGGGGGGGAGAGTCACTCGCTGGAACCCCCATACAGCAGAGCTGCTGCAACAGATCGAAGTACCCGCAGACCAGGTGACCTCCTGCTGTTTTGGAGGAACTGATCTGGAGGACTTATATATTACGACTGCCCGAATTGGCATTAAGGAAGAGCGGCTGGCAGAGACGCCGGATGCGGGTTCTCTATTTGTAGTCAGACCCGGTGTGAAAGGGCAGAAAACGTACGCGTTTGGCAGTGCCACGCAAGCGGACATGAAGTAA
- a CDS encoding X2-like carbohydrate binding domain-containing protein produces the protein MKTFLGKLRVMSLTVAVAAVSLGILAGTTDAAPSDAYQWKNVVTGGGGGFVPGIIFNESEKDLIYARTDIGGAYRWNPVNESWIPLTDFVGWDDWNKNGVDALATDPVDPNRVYMAVGTYTNSWDKNNGSILRSTDRGDTWQTTTLPFKVGGNMPGRSLGERLTVDPNKNSILYFGARSGNGLWKSTDYGVTWNKVTSFPNPGTYVEDPSSEYTSDIVGLSWITFDKSTGSPGQATQIIYVGVADKNQSIYRSTNGGATWSAVAGQPTGYLPHHGELDADGSLYISYSDGAGPYDGEKGELWKLNTTTGVWTDISPVPSSSSDNYFGYGGLAVDAQHPGTLMVATLNSWWPDANLFRSTDGGATWTRIWEFEGYPNRKMRYTQDISAAPWLTFGTNPAPPEVSPKLGWMIGDLEIDPFDSDRMMYGTGATIYGTNNLTDWDDDNKINISVMAKGVEEIAVLDLISPPSGAHLLSGVGDVSGFRHNDLDQAPAAMFTSPNYSSTESLDFAELSPNTMVRVGKADYTADPNAKSIGLSSDGGTTWYKANAEPAGTSGGGTVAISANGNRLLWSTSDKGVHYSTGGNSWTASSGIPAQAKVISDRVNPNKFYGFAAGKVYVSTNGGVSFTASAATGLPAEGNADLDAVPGKEGELWFAGGSEDEGPYGLWHSTDSGASFTKLVNVEEADSIGFGKAAPGQNGVALYTIAQIDGTRGFFRSDDGGANWVRINDDQHQYARVTTITGDPRLYGRVYLGTNGRGILYADRIGGNNGGGEGGTNPVTSSTITPVTAEFDKNTGNQSNIPVTLTLNGNTLSAIRNGNSMLVSGMDYTLSGNQVVLSKTYLASLPKGSTALTFHFSAGNDAILNLTIQDTTAVPEGNIRIEMFNGTTAATGNSINPKIKLTNTGTTALDLSDIKIRYYYTINGTQAQNFFCDWATAGNENVTGTFSALSPSVTGADHMLEIGFKSSAGSLAAGQSTEIQARFSKSDWTNYTQTDDYSFAATQTAYADWTKVTGHIAGSLQWGIEP, from the coding sequence ATGAAAACGTTTTTGGGGAAATTGCGTGTCATGAGCCTGACGGTTGCCGTTGCAGCTGTTTCACTGGGAATACTCGCCGGAACAACTGATGCAGCACCAAGCGATGCATACCAGTGGAAAAATGTCGTGACCGGAGGCGGAGGCGGATTTGTACCGGGTATCATTTTCAATGAATCTGAAAAAGATCTAATCTATGCCCGAACGGATATCGGGGGAGCATATCGCTGGAATCCGGTGAACGAGAGTTGGATCCCGCTCACCGATTTTGTCGGTTGGGATGACTGGAACAAAAACGGTGTTGATGCGCTGGCAACAGATCCGGTTGATCCGAATCGGGTGTATATGGCTGTTGGCACGTACACGAATTCATGGGACAAAAACAACGGCTCCATCCTGCGTTCTACAGACCGTGGTGATACTTGGCAGACAACGACTCTTCCGTTCAAAGTGGGCGGCAACATGCCTGGGCGTTCCTTGGGAGAACGCCTGACCGTTGATCCCAACAAAAACAGCATTTTGTATTTTGGTGCACGTAGTGGCAATGGACTCTGGAAAAGTACGGATTACGGGGTAACCTGGAACAAAGTAACGAGCTTCCCGAATCCCGGAACGTACGTGGAGGACCCGTCTTCCGAGTATACGAGTGACATCGTAGGTCTCTCTTGGATCACTTTTGACAAATCAACAGGCTCCCCTGGACAGGCAACACAGATCATCTATGTCGGGGTAGCTGACAAAAATCAAAGTATATACCGCAGTACGAATGGAGGAGCCACTTGGTCTGCTGTCGCTGGACAGCCTACAGGGTATTTGCCGCATCACGGGGAGCTGGATGCCGATGGCAGTCTATATATCTCGTACAGCGATGGTGCAGGCCCTTATGATGGGGAGAAAGGAGAACTGTGGAAATTAAATACAACTACAGGAGTATGGACTGACATTAGTCCGGTGCCAAGCAGCAGCTCGGACAATTATTTTGGATATGGTGGACTGGCCGTAGATGCTCAGCATCCTGGTACACTAATGGTTGCAACCCTCAACTCCTGGTGGCCTGATGCAAATCTCTTCCGCAGTACGGATGGTGGAGCTACCTGGACCCGCATCTGGGAATTCGAAGGGTATCCAAACCGCAAAATGCGCTATACACAGGATATTTCGGCCGCTCCTTGGCTGACATTCGGGACGAATCCTGCACCACCTGAAGTGTCTCCGAAACTGGGATGGATGATTGGTGATCTGGAGATCGATCCGTTTGATTCCGACCGTATGATGTATGGGACGGGTGCGACCATCTACGGAACGAATAATCTTACAGATTGGGATGACGACAACAAAATCAATATTTCAGTGATGGCCAAAGGAGTTGAGGAGATCGCTGTCCTGGATCTGATCAGCCCGCCAAGTGGGGCTCATTTGTTAAGTGGAGTAGGGGATGTCTCCGGATTCCGACATAATGATCTGGATCAGGCACCAGCTGCGATGTTTACCAGCCCCAACTACTCTTCTACGGAAAGTCTGGATTTTGCAGAGTTAAGTCCGAATACGATGGTTCGCGTAGGGAAAGCAGACTACACGGCTGATCCGAATGCAAAATCCATTGGTTTATCCAGCGACGGGGGTACAACATGGTATAAAGCCAATGCAGAGCCTGCAGGCACTTCCGGAGGAGGAACCGTAGCTATCTCTGCAAATGGTAACCGACTTTTATGGAGCACGTCAGACAAGGGGGTGCATTATTCCACTGGCGGCAACTCATGGACGGCGAGTTCAGGGATACCCGCACAGGCAAAAGTGATCTCCGACCGGGTGAACCCGAACAAATTCTATGGATTTGCTGCTGGTAAAGTCTATGTGAGCACCAATGGGGGTGTCTCCTTCACTGCATCTGCGGCTACCGGGCTTCCGGCAGAAGGCAATGCGGATCTGGATGCTGTTCCGGGTAAGGAAGGCGAGCTTTGGTTTGCAGGTGGCAGTGAAGATGAAGGGCCATATGGTCTGTGGCATTCCACTGATTCGGGAGCGAGCTTTACCAAGCTGGTCAATGTAGAGGAAGCAGACAGCATCGGTTTTGGCAAGGCGGCACCTGGGCAGAATGGGGTTGCACTGTATACGATTGCACAGATTGACGGAACGCGCGGATTTTTCCGTTCCGATGATGGAGGGGCGAATTGGGTACGGATTAATGATGATCAGCATCAATATGCACGCGTGACCACCATTACAGGTGACCCACGTTTGTATGGAAGGGTATATCTGGGTACGAATGGCCGGGGCATTTTATATGCTGACCGTATTGGTGGAAACAATGGCGGTGGAGAAGGAGGCACAAATCCGGTAACCAGTTCGACGATTACACCAGTGACTGCGGAGTTTGACAAGAACACAGGCAACCAGTCCAATATTCCTGTAACGTTGACCCTGAACGGCAACACGCTTAGTGCTATACGTAATGGTAATTCGATGCTGGTTTCAGGTATGGACTACACACTATCGGGTAATCAGGTGGTATTGAGCAAAACGTACCTGGCATCTTTGCCCAAAGGAAGCACAGCGTTAACATTCCATTTCAGTGCAGGCAATGATGCCATCCTGAATCTGACCATCCAGGACACCACAGCTGTGCCAGAGGGCAACATTCGGATTGAGATGTTTAACGGAACGACTGCGGCAACGGGGAACTCCATCAATCCCAAGATCAAGTTAACGAATACAGGAACTACGGCTCTCGATCTTTCGGACATTAAAATTCGTTACTACTATACGATTAATGGCACTCAGGCTCAGAACTTTTTCTGTGACTGGGCAACGGCCGGAAATGAAAATGTTACAGGTACGTTTAGTGCGCTGTCGCCCTCGGTAACCGGAGCGGATCATATGCTGGAGATCGGATTCAAATCTTCAGCCGGTTCACTTGCAGCGGGACAAAGTACTGAAATTCAGGCCCGCTTCTCCAAAAGCGACTGGACCAACTATACTCAGACGGATGACTATTCATTTGCTGCAACTCAAACAGCCTATGCCGACTGGACCAAAGTAACGGGGCACATTGCCGGAAGTCTTCAATGGGGAATCGAACCTTAA
- a CDS encoding response regulator transcription factor has product MNRLCKVLIVDDEFLVRQGIKHHMNWESQGFQIVGEASNGEEGLEQVRLLQPDIVITDIVMPVMDGETFVRTLKASYPQIEVIVLSSFSEFEYVRSTLQNGAADYILKPKLDTNELLQVLQRTAGKIPELQFEPSHDGWRLGQLMEKMLSGFTLDADNEMDMIRETFPHQCFRLLVYMSKDMRAHVHKLDNEQLESRIRSQLPDVECAIVPAEGTSSVVLLNVETAKDEWMVQRIKELASENKKAQDGSCWVLSDSFSSFEEMGDVYRTRLIKLMEYRFYYEDRSILVYGELPPLHPAGYQFNVNMFLQHVKRNRTEAAREYLQEHALTLGRDYIADVFEIKSFLGNLIFNVTITLADMDVQSAVLEESKYAYFKHVDGASTLTEAMNVLDQFMAEVQECMTGEGGRRSDPNMKMLLEYMHEHFDQPLGLAEVAKHFHFNPSYLSSYFSSHKKEGFNEYLNKIRIEKAEELLRSDHVTISEISSMVGYSDHSYFCKVFKKFTGLSPSRYRRKFWA; this is encoded by the coding sequence ATGAACCGGTTGTGCAAGGTGCTGATTGTTGACGATGAGTTTCTTGTAAGACAAGGCATTAAGCACCATATGAATTGGGAATCCCAAGGTTTTCAGATTGTGGGCGAAGCTTCCAATGGAGAAGAAGGACTTGAACAGGTGCGTTTGTTACAGCCGGATATTGTCATTACAGATATCGTGATGCCTGTGATGGATGGGGAAACCTTTGTCCGGACGTTAAAAGCCAGTTATCCGCAGATTGAGGTTATCGTACTTAGCAGTTTCAGTGAATTCGAATATGTACGTTCAACGCTCCAGAACGGAGCAGCAGACTATATATTAAAACCGAAACTGGATACCAATGAATTATTACAAGTGCTTCAGCGTACTGCTGGCAAAATTCCCGAATTACAGTTTGAGCCTTCTCATGATGGTTGGAGATTAGGCCAACTGATGGAAAAGATGCTGTCCGGCTTTACGTTGGATGCAGATAACGAAATGGATATGATTAGAGAGACGTTTCCTCACCAGTGCTTCCGCTTGCTTGTATATATGTCGAAGGACATGCGAGCACATGTACACAAGCTGGATAACGAGCAACTGGAGTCCAGGATACGAAGCCAGCTTCCTGACGTGGAGTGCGCAATCGTTCCGGCCGAAGGCACGTCAAGCGTGGTGCTCCTTAATGTAGAGACTGCGAAGGATGAATGGATGGTACAGCGGATCAAGGAGTTGGCCAGTGAGAATAAGAAGGCGCAGGACGGGTCTTGCTGGGTGCTAAGTGATAGCTTTTCTTCATTTGAAGAGATGGGAGACGTATATCGAACACGTCTGATCAAGCTGATGGAGTATCGCTTTTATTATGAGGACCGGTCTATTCTGGTTTATGGCGAACTTCCACCTCTCCATCCTGCAGGGTATCAGTTCAATGTGAATATGTTTTTGCAGCATGTAAAGCGAAATCGGACAGAAGCGGCAAGAGAATATTTGCAAGAACATGCGCTTACGTTGGGACGGGATTATATTGCAGATGTGTTTGAAATTAAGTCGTTTCTGGGCAATCTCATCTTTAATGTAACCATTACTCTGGCAGATATGGATGTGCAGTCTGCTGTGCTGGAAGAGAGCAAATATGCCTATTTCAAACATGTGGATGGCGCCTCCACTCTAACAGAAGCAATGAATGTGCTGGATCAGTTCATGGCTGAGGTACAGGAGTGCATGACTGGAGAAGGTGGACGACGAAGTGATCCGAATATGAAAATGCTGCTGGAATATATGCATGAGCATTTTGATCAGCCGCTCGGGCTAGCGGAAGTAGCCAAGCATTTTCATTTCAATCCATCGTACTTGTCCAGTTACTTTTCCTCTCACAAAAAAGAGGGCTTTAATGAATATTTGAATAAAATAAGGATTGAAAAGGCAGAAGAACTTCTCCGCTCAGACCATGTCACCATTTCCGAAATTAGCAGTATGGTAGGGTACTCCGACCACAGTTACTTTTGCAAGGTGTTCAAAAAATTTACCGGACTGTCTCCGAGCCGATACCGGCGAAAATTCTGGGCATAA